The Candidatus Dependentiae bacterium genome segment AATAAAATATTATGGCTTAAAGTTAGCGCGCTTCAACAACAATTTTATCATATTCCAGATGGATGGCATGGATATCCAGGTTGGATACAGGCTAAAGATGTCATAGAAGTTGAAAAGTTTCCAAGCTACAACATTGTGGTAAATCAATACACTGCTGATATTTTTGATGAAAAAAATCAAGCTATTTGTACCGTTTCTATTGGCACGAGGCTTCATGGAGAAAAAATAAATAGCGATACCTGGAAAGTATTTCTACCCAATGGACAAAAAGGATTTCTGCATGACGGTGATGTCTATTTCATGAATCCAACAGTCCAAGAATCAATTGAAGATTTGCGAAACAGCATTGCCAAAACATCATTAAAGTTTTTAGGGGACTTTTATTCCTGGGGCGGCAGAAGCGCACAAAATGATCAATTTATTTCGAGTGTTGATTGTTCTGGGCTTGTTGGACTGAGCTTTTTAGCACATGGATTACAGTTGCCACGCATGTCCCATGAACAGTTTTTACACTCGCAAAAAATTGATTTTTGTTCTGAGCTACAAACTGGAGATTTAATATTTTTCGTTTCTATCACAAAACATTTTACACGCATGGATCATGTCATGCTCTATCTTGGAAACAGCCTGCTTGAAGATAAAAAAATTTGTGGACAAATTATAGAAGCAACACCAGCCCAAAATCATGTAGTGCGCATTGTTTCCTTTCAAGATCGCATGGGAACAGAGTGTAATCAAATTACCTCTGGCGATATTGCAGATGATCAAGGATATAAATTCTATGTCTATTTTGGCTCTTTTTTACATGATGCAAGTATGATACAAAAACTTCGAAACGATGCTTTGAATCATGAATACACAGAAATTATATAAACTTTTTTGACTATGAAATAATCGATGATAACCTTACCTGTACAAAGTTTATATCGACATTAAAAAACATACGCCATTTTTACGCTAAGAATTTAATCAACTCACAAAATAAAAAGGAATCATTGCTATGAACCGTCATATTATCTTTTCATTCGTATTATTTTTAAGCATACAAACAAAAATATTTACTTCTGACACTCCTCGCTCAACGCCTAGATCAACTCCAAGAATGACATATGAACAACTTCAATTTCAACTTTTTGCTAATTTTGCGATAGCTGAATACAGCTCTAAAAATCCAAACGCTATCCCGAGCTGCATTCTTACAAGCGATAAATCATCTATTGACCACGTATCACAAGCTTTAAATGAACAAAAAGAACTTAAAAATGCTCCACTAGATACTCAAGTACTCGTTGGCGGACTTCAATTCAGACAAGCTTTTAAAGGTATTGGCAAAAGCAATGGCTGGGAATTTAATGCTTACTATTCCTTGATAAACAATTTTAAAACATGGCTTTAAAACAAAAACATCTTTTCATTTTTTCATACTCACTTGCATAAGTAAACTAAGATTTTTTTCACCTGATTGATAAAAACTCTTTACAATCGAGCACAAATAAAAATATAGTTTTTTCATCGCTACTAAAACCTATAAAAAAAGAGATGCTTATGAAAAAAATCTTATTTTCGTTACTTTTGTCCCCATATAGATGCTTATGAAAAAAATCTTATTTTCGTTACTTTTGTCCCCATATTTTTTAATGGCTTCAGAAGGAATGGAAGCTGAATACAAAGCAGCTGATTCTGACCTTGCAGCAAAACGAGTAGCTGAAAATAAAGCTCAAGATGAATTTTGGGTAAAAGAAGATAAGGCAAAAGCAGCGGTTAGACTTAAACAAGGATTCTTTGAAAGAGCTTTTCACACCATGGCAACTGATGGTGCAAATGATGCTGAAACAGAAAAAGCTCGTAATATTATCAGACTCGATACAAGCAGAGAGCGATTACAGCAAGACCTTAAGATTCAAAGCGAGCAAATAGCAACATTTAGAAAAAATAATGAAGAGATTAACAAAGACCCAAGACTTAAAAGCTTACTTGATTTAGCAGACATGAAAACATTCATGGAAAAAAGCCCAGAAGAAAGAGCGGAATTTGTAAAAAATATTAAAACAAGTCTGCTGGACTTGCAAGACACGTCGATTTCGCCAAAAGCCCTTTCCAAGTTAATAAAATTCTCTAAATCATGCTTAAAACTTCCCGAAGAAGCAACTAAAGCATTAGAAGCTCTTGATACAACAAGCCAAATAGAAGTAAAAAGTCTTGCGCAAACAGAGACAACAACCGTTAAAGTTAGCCTTCACGATGCATTAAAATCATCTCTGGATGAACAAATAAAAGCCCTTGAGGCATTCAATGACGAAATAAACAGCACAAAAGAAGATATTAAAAGCATTAAAAATGTCAGACTTCTTAAAAACATAGGAATTATAGCTTTCTTAGTTCTTGGGACGGTTGCAGGAATTTTACTTCTTGCGCATGGAGCTATAATTATCGGAC includes the following:
- a CDS encoding NlpC/P60 family protein: QSFTDFSKKMIVTSCVADLRYQPKANDRELKLPTSDQTNPLQITQLLLGEHVVAHQEFMDENKILWLKVSALQQQFYHIPDGWHGYPGWIQAKDVIEVEKFPSYNIVVNQYTADIFDEKNQAICTVSIGTRLHGEKINSDTWKVFLPNGQKGFLHDGDVYFMNPTVQESIEDLRNSIAKTSLKFLGDFYSWGGRSAQNDQFISSVDCSGLVGLSFLAHGLQLPRMSHEQFLHSQKIDFCSELQTGDLIFFVSITKHFTRMDHVMLYLGNSLLEDKKICGQIIEATPAQNHVVRIVSFQDRMGTECNQITSGDIADDQGYKFYVYFGSFLHDASMIQKLRNDALNHEYTEII